The Desulfovibrio sp. Huiquan2017 genome includes a window with the following:
- a CDS encoding SLC13 family permease, whose translation MTPEIITVLAVLVFAVLLFIFEWVRVDVVGIIMMVLLPLLGLVTPQQAISGLSSNAVVSIIAVIIIGAGLDKTGVMNSMARIILRFAGKSESRIMTLIAGTVAIISGFMQNIGAAALFLPAAKRIGNQTGVPVGRLLMPMGFCAIIGGCLTLVGSSPLILLNDLMVVGGKKYEAFGLFSVTPVGLLLVAAALIYFILFGRFILPNRSADESSGPMSSILTGTYNNVGSLFELAVPEGWTNDSPLKALDLRPIYFCTLVAICREHGKQHIFAPLPDETIRPGDQIVVVGPQEFVEHMAEDLGWELRPELTTFAEELSPNNAGIMEGIVTPRSEFMGKTIAELRIRERFQVSPLAIFRGEKIFVSGLSDIIIESGDALLLHGRWEMFHMLKGLPDLVFTETVKGELLRTDKAKIALMWLAVSLVMILGFHVQLSIALLTGALGMVLTKVLTIDEAYQSVDWMTVFLLGGLIPLGMAFENTGAAKYIADTIMAALGTPSALVLLAVIGVLTSFFTLVASNVGATVLLVPLSMNMALNAGVDPRVAALTVAVAASNTFVLPTHQVNALIMRPGGYRTIDYVKSGAGMTVLYMVVMLSALMLFY comes from the coding sequence ATGACCCCAGAAATCATAACGGTCCTGGCCGTTCTCGTATTCGCCGTACTCCTCTTCATCTTCGAATGGGTCCGGGTGGACGTGGTCGGCATCATCATGATGGTGCTCCTGCCCCTGCTTGGCTTGGTCACGCCGCAACAGGCGATCAGCGGACTGAGCAGCAACGCCGTCGTCTCCATCATCGCCGTCATCATCATCGGCGCCGGGCTGGACAAGACCGGCGTAATGAACTCCATGGCCCGCATCATCCTGCGCTTCGCGGGCAAGAGCGAATCGCGCATCATGACGCTCATCGCGGGCACCGTGGCCATCATCTCCGGCTTCATGCAGAACATCGGGGCCGCCGCCCTGTTCCTGCCCGCGGCCAAACGCATCGGCAACCAGACCGGCGTGCCCGTGGGACGTCTGCTCATGCCCATGGGATTCTGCGCCATCATCGGCGGCTGCCTGACCCTGGTCGGCTCCAGCCCGCTGATCCTGCTCAACGACCTGATGGTCGTGGGCGGCAAGAAGTACGAGGCCTTCGGCCTGTTCAGCGTCACTCCCGTGGGCCTGTTGCTCGTGGCCGCCGCACTGATCTACTTCATCCTGTTCGGGCGTTTTATCCTGCCCAACAGGTCCGCCGACGAGAGTTCCGGCCCCATGTCCTCGATCCTGACGGGCACCTACAACAACGTCGGTTCCCTGTTCGAATTGGCCGTGCCCGAGGGCTGGACAAACGACTCCCCACTCAAGGCGCTGGACCTTCGGCCCATCTACTTCTGCACCCTGGTGGCCATCTGCCGCGAACACGGCAAACAGCACATCTTCGCCCCTCTGCCCGATGAGACCATCAGACCGGGCGACCAGATCGTGGTCGTGGGCCCGCAGGAATTCGTGGAGCACATGGCCGAGGATCTCGGCTGGGAGCTTCGGCCCGAGCTGACCACCTTTGCCGAGGAACTCTCTCCCAACAACGCGGGCATCATGGAGGGCATCGTCACTCCCCGCTCCGAATTCATGGGCAAGACCATCGCCGAACTGCGCATCCGGGAACGCTTCCAAGTTTCGCCCCTGGCTATCTTCCGGGGCGAAAAAATCTTCGTCAGCGGGCTTTCGGACATCATCATCGAGTCCGGCGACGCCCTGCTCCTGCACGGCCGCTGGGAGATGTTCCACATGCTCAAGGGGTTGCCCGACCTGGTCTTCACCGAGACCGTCAAGGGCGAGTTGTTGCGCACGGACAAGGCCAAGATCGCGCTCATGTGGCTGGCCGTGTCCCTGGTCATGATCCTCGGGTTCCACGTCCAATTGTCCATCGCGCTGTTGACCGGTGCCCTGGGCATGGTCCTGACCAAGGTCCTGACCATCGACGAGGCCTACCAGTCCGTGGACTGGATGACCGTCTTCCTGCTCGGCGGACTCATTCCGCTCGGCATGGCCTTCGAAAATACCGGCGCGGCCAAGTACATCGCGGACACCATTATGGCGGCCCTGGGCACGCCGTCCGCCCTGGTGCTGCTGGCGGTCATCGGCGTTCTGACTTCGTTCTTCACCCTGGTAGCCTCCAACGTAGGCGCCACGGTCCTGCTCGTCCCGCTGTCCATGAACATGGCGCTCAACGCGGGCGTGGACCCCAGGGTGGCCGCCCTGACCGTGGCCGTGGCCGCATCCAATACCTTCGTTTTGCCCACCCACCAAGTCAACGCCCTGATCATGCGTCCGGGCGGATACCGCACCATTGATTACGTCAAGAGCGGGGCCGGGATGACCGTGCTTTACATGGTTGTCATGCTGTCCGCCTTGATGTTATTCTACTGA
- the galE gene encoding UDP-glucose 4-epimerase GalE, with translation MRIKKVLVSGGAGYIGTHTCIELIDAGYDIICADNFSNSSPVAMKRVEQITGARIPVHRMDFCKLDEVEALFREEAIDAAIHFAGYKAVGESVAKPLMYYENNLLSLINLCKAMGRNTARNIVFSSSATVYGLSDRLPLTEETPTEAYSSYGRTKLYIEEILKDLHAAEPGWNMSVLRYFNPVGAHPSGLIGEDPADIPNNLMPYIAQVAVGRLEKLRIFGDDYDTPDGTGVRDFIHVVDLARGHVAALRKLEEEPGYTVHNLGTGKGCSVLELVHAFERVNNVPIPYEITARRPGDVAANYASTDKARRELGWEATHTIDDMVRDTWNWQSKNPNGYRDATE, from the coding sequence ATGCGCATCAAAAAGGTATTGGTTTCCGGAGGCGCCGGCTACATAGGCACCCACACCTGCATCGAGCTGATCGACGCGGGATACGACATAATCTGCGCGGACAACTTCAGCAACAGTTCGCCTGTGGCCATGAAGCGGGTGGAACAGATCACGGGCGCCCGCATCCCGGTGCACCGCATGGACTTCTGCAAGCTGGACGAGGTCGAAGCCCTGTTCCGCGAGGAGGCCATCGACGCCGCCATCCACTTCGCCGGGTACAAGGCCGTGGGCGAGTCCGTGGCCAAGCCGCTGATGTATTACGAAAACAACCTCCTCAGCCTGATCAACCTGTGCAAGGCCATGGGCCGGAACACGGCCCGAAACATCGTCTTCAGTTCCTCGGCCACGGTCTACGGCCTGTCCGACCGGCTCCCCCTGACCGAAGAGACTCCTACAGAAGCCTACAGCTCCTATGGCCGCACCAAGCTGTACATCGAGGAAATCCTGAAGGACCTCCACGCGGCCGAACCGGGATGGAACATGTCCGTCCTGCGCTATTTCAACCCGGTGGGCGCGCACCCGTCGGGGCTTATCGGCGAAGACCCGGCGGATATCCCCAACAACCTCATGCCGTACATCGCCCAGGTGGCCGTGGGACGGCTGGAAAAGCTGCGCATCTTCGGCGATGACTACGACACCCCCGACGGTACGGGAGTGCGCGACTTCATCCACGTGGTGGATCTGGCCCGGGGCCACGTGGCCGCCCTGCGCAAGCTTGAGGAAGAGCCCGGCTACACGGTCCACAACCTGGGCACGGGCAAAGGATGCAGCGTGCTCGAATTGGTCCACGCCTTCGAACGGGTCAACAACGTGCCCATCCCCTACGAAATCACGGCCCGCCGCCCCGGCGACGTGGCCGCCAACTACGCCTCCACGGACAAGGCCCGCCGCGAATTGGGCTGGGAGGCGACCCACACCATCGACGACATGGTCCGAGACACCTGGAACTGGCAGTCCAAGAACCCCAACGGCTACCGGGACGCGACGGAATAA
- a CDS encoding methylglyoxal synthase yields the protein MDRIKNIAVVAHDNCKDELLDFIACNREALLPHNLIATGTTGRLVESLLAEGGMPGAEPKRVLRLKSGPLGGDQQLGAMISDGKVDILFFFWDPMEPQPHDVDVKALLRLAVLYNIPTASNRSSAEFLISSAYFDHEFCIKPGRYFEYADRNLK from the coding sequence ATGGACAGAATCAAAAATATCGCAGTGGTCGCCCACGACAACTGCAAGGACGAACTGCTCGATTTCATCGCTTGCAACCGGGAGGCCCTCCTCCCGCACAACCTGATCGCCACCGGGACCACCGGGCGGCTGGTGGAATCCCTGCTGGCCGAGGGCGGCATGCCCGGCGCGGAGCCCAAGCGAGTCCTGCGCCTCAAGTCCGGCCCTCTGGGCGGCGACCAGCAGCTCGGAGCCATGATCAGCGACGGCAAGGTGGATATCCTCTTCTTTTTCTGGGACCCGATGGAGCCCCAGCCCCACGACGTGGACGTCAAGGCGCTCCTGCGCTTGGCCGTGCTCTACAACATCCCCACGGCCAGCAACCGCTCCTCGGCCGAATTCCTGATCTCGTCGGCTTATTTCGACCACGAGTTCTGCATCAAGCCGGGGCGTTATTTCGAATATGCCGACCGCAATCTGAAATAG
- a CDS encoding NAD-dependent succinate-semialdehyde dehydrogenase translates to MPLQSTNPLTGTVTKQFDEFTPEQTAAAVRETAEGYAVWKNTDFAHRAECLISLAQVLRARADEFAALMAEEMGKPVSFGRTEALKCAGVCEFYAQNGEAMLASRPVSGSGREAFVDFAPMGTVLAVMPWNFPFWQVLRVAAPALMAGNTMVLKHASNVPQCALAIESAFRESAFPDNVFRTLLIGARQVEAVLDFDSIIGVSLTGSEGAGSKVAAAAGARLKKCVMELGGSDPFVVLADADIDKAAGVAAIARCGNAGQTCIAAKRFIVMDEVFDVFVEALGREMDKLKMGDPMAEDTVVGPMSSTGLRADLHDQVRRCEAAGGKIVKGGVLPEGEGAFYPLSIIVDAPFDAEVCREELFGPVALVFRATDEEQAMAMANDTPFGLGGSVWTRDIEHGLELARRIEAGSVVVNGQVRSDPLLPFGGIKRSGFGRELSDFGIREFVNIKSVICD, encoded by the coding sequence ATGCCTTTGCAGAGCACCAATCCCTTGACCGGCACGGTCACGAAGCAATTCGACGAATTTACCCCCGAACAGACCGCCGCCGCCGTGCGCGAGACGGCCGAGGGATATGCCGTCTGGAAGAACACCGATTTCGCCCACCGCGCCGAGTGCCTGATCAGCCTGGCCCAGGTGCTCCGGGCCCGGGCGGACGAATTCGCCGCCCTCATGGCCGAGGAAATGGGCAAGCCCGTGAGCTTCGGCCGGACCGAAGCCCTCAAGTGCGCGGGCGTGTGTGAATTTTACGCCCAAAACGGCGAGGCCATGCTGGCTTCCCGGCCGGTGTCCGGCAGCGGACGGGAGGCCTTCGTGGACTTCGCTCCCATGGGCACCGTCCTGGCGGTCATGCCTTGGAATTTCCCCTTCTGGCAGGTCCTGCGCGTGGCCGCGCCCGCGCTCATGGCCGGAAACACCATGGTCTTGAAGCACGCCTCGAACGTGCCTCAGTGCGCCCTGGCCATCGAATCCGCCTTCCGCGAATCCGCCTTTCCCGACAACGTCTTCCGCACCCTGCTTATCGGAGCGCGCCAGGTGGAGGCGGTCCTGGACTTCGATTCGATCATCGGCGTTAGCCTGACCGGCAGCGAGGGCGCCGGGAGCAAGGTCGCGGCGGCCGCCGGAGCGCGTCTCAAGAAGTGCGTCATGGAACTGGGCGGCAGCGATCCGTTCGTGGTCCTGGCGGATGCGGACATCGACAAGGCCGCCGGCGTCGCGGCCATCGCCCGTTGCGGCAACGCGGGGCAGACCTGCATCGCGGCCAAGCGCTTCATCGTCATGGACGAGGTCTTCGACGTCTTTGTCGAAGCCCTGGGCCGGGAGATGGACAAGCTCAAGATGGGTGATCCCATGGCCGAGGACACCGTGGTCGGCCCCATGTCCTCCACCGGCCTGCGCGCGGACCTGCACGACCAGGTGCGGCGCTGCGAGGCCGCGGGCGGCAAGATCGTCAAGGGCGGTGTCCTGCCCGAGGGCGAGGGCGCCTTCTACCCCCTGAGCATCATTGTTGACGCGCCGTTTGACGCCGAGGTTTGCCGCGAGGAACTTTTCGGCCCCGTGGCTCTGGTCTTCCGGGCCACGGACGAGGAACAGGCCATGGCCATGGCCAACGACACCCCCTTCGGCCTGGGCGGTTCGGTCTGGACCAGGGACATCGAGCATGGCCTGGAGTTGGCCCGGCGCATCGAGGCTGGTTCGGTGGTGGTCAACGGCCAGGTTCGCAGCGACCCGCTCCTGCCCTTCGGCGGCATCAAGCGTTCCGGCTTCGGCCGAGAGCTTTCCGACTTCGGCATCCGCGAGTTCGTGAACATCAAGTCGGTTATTTGCGACTAA
- a CDS encoding ferritin-like domain-containing protein has product MPSKEERRTKVIEVLNTARSMELQAIHLYMNQHYNLDDMDYGELASNMKLIAIDEMRHAEQFAERIKELGGEPTDKKSKPVQRGQKIDVIYDYDSHEEDDTIDAYNQFLLVCRENGDSISEKLFETILDEEQAHYNYFDAIKGHIANLGDAFLSRIAGTPSSTGLADQGFVIKNQGA; this is encoded by the coding sequence ATGCCCAGCAAGGAAGAACGACGCACGAAGGTCATCGAGGTTCTGAACACGGCCCGGTCCATGGAGCTCCAGGCCATCCATCTGTATATGAACCAGCATTACAACCTGGACGACATGGACTACGGCGAACTGGCCTCCAACATGAAGCTCATCGCCATCGACGAGATGCGCCATGCCGAGCAATTCGCCGAACGGATCAAGGAATTGGGCGGCGAGCCCACGGACAAGAAGTCCAAACCCGTGCAACGCGGCCAGAAAATCGACGTCATCTACGACTACGACTCCCACGAGGAAGATGACACCATCGACGCCTACAACCAATTCCTGCTGGTCTGTAGAGAGAACGGGGACTCCATCAGCGAGAAACTGTTCGAGACGATTCTCGACGAGGAACAGGCTCACTACAACTATTTCGACGCCATCAAAGGGCACATCGCCAACCTGGGCGACGCCTTCCTGTCCCGCATCGCCGGGACCCCCTCCTCCACGGGTCTGGCCGACCAGGGGTTTGTCATCAAGAACCAGGGCGCTTAG
- the nhaB gene encoding sodium/proton antiporter NhaB: MKTPLSKTFVETFLGNAPGWYKLTIIACLVLNPVLMLTVGPFVAGWALIAEFIFTLAMALKCYPLPAGGLLALEAVIMGMTTPETVYHEALKNFEVILLLIFMVAGIYFMKDFLQFTFTRILVRVNSKKIIALLFCLAGAFLSAFLDALTVTAVIMAVAYGFYNIYHRFVSGKGSTDSHDLVDDGAVKDTSREELLQFRGFLRNLMMHGAVGTALGGVCTLVGEPQNLLVGSEMGWHFVPFFLHAAPVTLPVLVVGLLTCLLVEQFHIFGYGYQLPGNIRSFLLETAVQMEEKQGTKGKLKLVLQACTGIWLILALAFHLAAVGLIGLSVIILLTAFTGITEEHQLGHAFEEALPFTALLVVFFSVVAVIHSQELFTPIIEFVLSLKGQNQLVAYFIANGLLSSISDNVFVATVYISETKLHFINVLNAIPNIGMTGQALMAKMTDPHLARADVLATLPQGAAALVKETMEHFDKLAVAINTGTNIPSVATPNGQAAFLFLLTSALAPVIRLSYGRMVLLALPYTITMSLTGLMAVYVFL; encoded by the coding sequence ATGAAGACACCGTTGTCGAAAACCTTTGTCGAAACATTTCTCGGGAACGCGCCCGGATGGTACAAGCTGACCATCATCGCCTGTCTCGTGCTCAACCCCGTGCTCATGCTCACGGTAGGTCCGTTCGTGGCCGGGTGGGCGCTTATCGCCGAGTTCATTTTCACTCTGGCCATGGCGCTCAAGTGCTACCCGCTACCAGCGGGCGGACTGTTGGCCCTGGAAGCCGTGATCATGGGCATGACCACCCCCGAGACCGTGTACCATGAAGCCTTGAAGAACTTCGAAGTCATTCTGCTTCTGATCTTCATGGTCGCGGGCATCTATTTCATGAAGGACTTCCTCCAGTTCACCTTTACCCGCATCCTGGTGCGCGTGAACTCCAAGAAAATTATCGCCCTGCTCTTCTGTCTGGCCGGAGCCTTCCTGTCCGCCTTCCTCGACGCCCTGACCGTGACCGCCGTCATCATGGCCGTGGCCTACGGGTTTTACAACATCTACCACCGCTTCGTGTCCGGCAAGGGTTCCACCGACAGCCATGACCTGGTGGACGACGGCGCCGTCAAGGACACCAGCCGCGAGGAACTGCTCCAGTTCCGAGGCTTCCTGCGCAACCTGATGATGCACGGCGCCGTGGGCACCGCGCTCGGCGGCGTCTGCACCCTGGTGGGCGAGCCGCAAAACCTGCTCGTCGGCAGCGAGATGGGCTGGCACTTCGTGCCCTTCTTTCTGCATGCCGCGCCCGTGACCCTGCCGGTCCTCGTGGTCGGCCTGCTGACCTGCCTGCTGGTCGAACAATTCCATATATTCGGCTACGGCTACCAGCTTCCCGGCAACATCCGCTCCTTCCTGCTGGAAACCGCCGTGCAGATGGAAGAAAAACAGGGCACCAAGGGCAAGCTCAAGCTGGTCCTCCAGGCCTGTACCGGCATATGGCTGATCCTGGCCCTGGCCTTCCATTTGGCTGCGGTCGGCCTCATCGGCCTGTCGGTCATCATCCTGCTGACCGCCTTCACCGGCATCACCGAGGAGCACCAACTGGGCCACGCCTTCGAGGAAGCCCTGCCCTTCACCGCCCTGCTGGTGGTCTTCTTCTCCGTGGTCGCGGTCATCCACTCCCAGGAGCTGTTCACCCCGATCATCGAATTCGTCCTCAGTCTGAAGGGCCAAAACCAGTTGGTGGCCTACTTCATCGCCAACGGCCTGCTCTCCTCCATCTCGGACAACGTCTTCGTGGCCACGGTCTACATCTCCGAGACCAAGCTGCACTTCATCAACGTGCTGAACGCCATTCCCAACATCGGCATGACCGGCCAGGCACTCATGGCAAAGATGACGGACCCCCACCTGGCGCGGGCCGACGTGCTCGCCACGCTTCCGCAGGGCGCGGCGGCCCTGGTCAAGGAGACCATGGAGCACTTCGACAAGCTGGCCGTGGCCATCAACACCGGGACCAACATTCCGTCCGTGGCCACCCCCAACGGCCAGGCGGCTTTCCTGTTCCTGCTGACCAGCGCGCTGGCGCCGGTCATCCGCCTCTCCTACGGCAGGATGGTCCTGCTGGCGCTGCCATACACCATCACCATGTCCCTGACCGGGCTCATGGCCGTGTACGTTTTCCTTTAG